AGTTCCATTTAAGGACgaaaaaatgtacagctgtgccatacaggttgcaaaaatGTGGggaagagattttcaatgtaccgattccatAGAACATGGTTTATTAACTGGTACATAAAATAACGCTGGATTAAAAACGTAGAGTTTttaaatttaaattattatacaaaatgattgcAACCAGTAGAGTgtaatatatatgggggatacaaccatcccagctcagCAGAATGtgttgcgaagagacagaatcattagatcacttaTTTTGGTTCtgcccatatgtagcttgtttttggtcacacgttcaggaatggctgaagaattgcaacatttacctggagctaacgctgcaaatagcactgctgggtgatttaaaaagtcatagtcaatcaatcaataatataataatacataCTCTTAGctaaatgtttatctttaatgtacaatctgtagaaactatgggAATAGAAAGATTCAGAACCTTCTGAAAAcgtcacagcacagttgaaaatatatggcaaatacaAAACGTGATgctcttcagagatagatgggaggagttTTGAGTAGCTTAATGGTGGGACAGAAagagataactaatgtaaaaggTTTATATTTTGTGTAAGCTGGAAGTAgagttgtccattagtttactccaatttggggtggggtggtaggcttaggggaaaataataaagtaagaaaatataataaaacatatatatatgggggattggaaatggtgCAGATAATTACATTGATAGAGGCCACAATCTCTCTGCAATATTAAATATGAACTACCATCTAAAAGAAGATGtatatgtaaataaaataaatacatcatagtacatactctgctgttctattgtgagGGGAATCATGTGGAATGCTGTTCAACCAATTTTATTTTGTCTTCGTTGTTTGAATGAATGTCTTTGTTGTAAATCGCAAACTGAAGTGGCAGTTTCACCTCTATGGATTCCAACGTACTGGGTACTGGATGGACAGGTTGAGACATGACTAGAGGATGGGTgtggtctgaggaggaggaaagatACAGTTCCTAGTAATATGTATTCTGTAGAACTCTGACAGGTTAATAATTTGCCACCTTAACTGGATAAACTGTGTAAAAGAGACACTCAGCTCTCTGATGTGTacactttctcccagagaagacactttctcctagagaagacactttctcccagagacGTCTGACACTCCAGAACAGAGGAAGAACACAACATCACTGGTAAAGAAATGACTTGCAATCAAGAGTTCTGATGTGAATATGAGTATGTCTGTGTGTTACTTTAAAGGGCAGGGTGGTGTTAGAATAATAGGTTGCACACTTGCTCCACTAGCCCCATAACACCTGATTCAGATGATCAAAGTATCATAGTCTTCAATTTAGATCATAATTGATGAAAAAACTGAGGCGCAAAACAGATATGTGATCAATGCTGTACTCTAGGGGGCGTTGTTACCACTCCTGGTTTATGTGATTATGTGTTGTAGTGTTTCTTATTCAGTTAACTTATAATTTAATATATTTGTATAATTAATTAATTTGACTCAGCCGAGCCCATGTTTCTGTTTTAGTATCTGTTCAGGGCATTTTTCGTGCATCCTTGAAGTCATCATTTTGATAAGCCATGTTTCCCCTTTAGAACACCTGGAGAAAATGCTTAAAAAAGCTAGCCGTTAATTATTTCATATTTTATACTTATCAAATGTCCTGGTCTTTGGTGTATTTAGTGTCGTTTCTTGCTTCATATGAGGTGTTGACCAATGTCACTATGTATTTGTACTTTACAGACGCTTGTCTCCAACTACACAAAATGGcttctaaatacatcacagatATTGCAATCTCCACTAGCTCTGAAAAGGAGCAACAGCTTCGTGGGCAAGGCTTTCACATGATGGATGTTAACCTCAACCAAGGCAATTCATCCACCACCATAGTTTACATGTGGTACAAAAAGGGCAATGAAGAACCCATCACCAGAGTCCAGTTTTCATTCACTGAGGAAATGAAAGATGGCCCGAGGAGTGCAGGGTACACTGAGCTCCCAGAAAACCTCAACTCTGGAGCAAAGGGAAATGTCATCCAGCTGTGGTACTCTAGTGGTACAAGCCCTAAGTACGGCATTCCCATTGTTGATCTGCTACTCATCACTGATGTGAATGCAGAGGCCTCTCAATTCAAACACGGCTGGGAAAGGCTACCGTGTGATCTAAACCGCGGTAACTCAGGAGATTACATCTACCTctgggtgaagagagagagtgtgacctACATCTGCGATGTTGCTGCCACCACCTCATTCCAAGAAGACATCAACCTTTTCAACGAGGGCTACATCCGGATGGATGAAGATCTCAATAGAGGTGCTAGAGGAAACTGGATCTTCCTCTGGTATCGCCAATCCACCGATAACAAAAGCGGGGTCATCAAGATGGATGTCTCCATCAACCATGAGCAGGATTTCAGCCTACAGCAGCGTGGTTTCTCCGTGGTGAATGTTAACCTCAACGAGGGAACATCCGGTCAGCCAGTGTTTGTCTGGCTGAAGAAAGATGGATCTCTCCCTATCAAGGCCTTGACCGTTACATCCAACCACAAGGCAGATGTTCCTTATGAGGAGGCCGGCTTGGTTTTCATCAAAAAAAGTCTGAATACTGGCAACAACGGTGTGCCCCTCTTCCTCTGGAATGGAAAGTAAAAACCTGAGGTGGAGAGGAAGTGTCAGACTAAAAATGTGCAAGATGTTAGCTTGTGCATGGCAATTTCTCTGTCTattttctgtttaaaaaaatatctttccgacaaaaaatgtaataattaaaTGACACTAAATGTTAGCTTTCGTGTCATAAAGTCACTGTCATAGATCATTAAGGAACGTTTTGAGGTTGACTGTAATGTTCTTTCCAATCAATCCACAATAATTATGGTATTCAGTTTTACTATAAAATTTTAGCAGCAGATTTATATTTTTTCTGACTATTTCAAGGGGTTGTAAGGTATATCTCATTGTGTCAAATGTGACTTTGGAAAAGCTTTAGTACAGCAATAGAAATAAAGTAAAATTATGATTTCTGTGTAACACTGAGAATCCCAGTCTGTTCATCAATAAAGAAAGCTTTGCAAATCTGAACGTTGTACCTTTTTAAATAACTccccagtgaaaatctcacttttaaaagttcctTTTCTATTAACTCATgtccaaataatgttgttgactcgtcttatactcgtatttgtggccaaCGAGAGGGTTTTTAAGACGGTGGGTGTCAAAGGTCACAAGAGTGGAAGGTCATGGGTTGGTGTGTTAAGGAGTAGGGTGATGTTgaccctagacactgatctttgGTCAGATTTGCACTTATGATTGGggaaggggaagctgatcctagatctgataAACTTTCTTGGATGACATGAAATAGATCTCTTTGTTCACGCACACCAGTGTTGGGTTTGTTGTTGAAAGAAGGATgcataaacagaaaataaccacatTCCTACTGTAAAGAAATGGTGGTGGATCAtttatgttatggggctatttatCTTCCACTGGTACGATGGAGGATCCAGCCTCTGTGTTTTCATCCTTACTGATCCACATCTGCAGGAAGGTGGACAGGGAGGCCAAGATGGAGCCACCGAGTACACTCACTGGGAGCAATTATCTACACAGGGGGAGATGAGGGGGGTTCCATATGTCtgaaaattatatattttgaataattattatatatatttttgttttaacgTTTTTTTGTTAttataagaagaagaagaagcgaaAATGGCAAGTGCCCAAGTGTCCAATTCCGGAATATCATtacaatgaatgaatgaatctttgaagcacacacacacctgctttaCGTCGTAGCCAGTCACACCAACACAACGTCGCTACAGTAACGTATGTGTGTCGTAGGCATGCTCTCAGCCATTTACCTTGATCTTCATGGTACTGGAGACCAGGGCTGTGAACTCTTTCTGCCTGTGGTCACCGATACCAGGGTACATGGTGGTTCCACCAGATATGACATTGTTGGCGTACAGGTCATTACAGATGTCAGTGTTTGtagtatttattttatacagtattttcttctcatctttatcaagggtggcaATAATGTTGGACCTAACTATATAtgaaaaaaacatgagctggcgcacacccagaataatagtttgtgtggaggtgctgactaacggccaataaactataaactatcaaaataaagaaagtcgcacactccatgtataatctcccaacaatttaatgggtatttaccaacgtttcggcatcactgtgcctttctcagggtgatgtcatgaatactagaaccaggttatgtagacacacagtgcaattagtgtaaccaatgacagtagtgaggggtgtgtcataatgattaagttaattaaaataaatgagtgaaactgtttaaaaaaaagtatatggcatattaaatatattacgctATTGttatctacgtaacattgcaaaaatccgaaattttctgtccaaaaatgatgcagaaaaatgaatccatgcttttgttacttctaagTTAGACCACTGCAATGctttactttccggctacccggataaagcactaaataaacttcagttagtgctaaatacggctgctagaatcctgactagaaccaagaaatttgatcatattgtaGTCCAAATATGGCATGATTACACTATTTGTATTCAATTGCATCGCTTTCAATGAGagtcttttattttgaaggcaaaccaaaACTTACACTGTAGAGCACTGTAGAGTttttgattcccacaggggaccagtatgaaaaaagtaataaaatatatatactcactactgtaagtcgctctggatatgagtgtctgctaaatgattaaaatgtaGCTTTCCTACTACATTCCCATTAAAGTGAAACATCATATGACATTTGAtcaaccaagaaatttgatcatattactccagtgctagcttccctacactggcttcctgttgaggcaagggctgatttcaaagttttactgttaacctataaagcgttacatgggcttgctcctacctatctttccgagttggtcctgccgtacatacctacacgtacgctacggtcacaagacgcaggcctcctaattgtccctagaatttctaagcaaacagctggaggcagggctttctcctagagatctccatttttatggaatggtctgcctacccatgtgagagacgcagactcggtctcaacctttaagtctttactgaagacttatctcttcagtaggtcatatgattgagtgtagtctggcccaggagtgtgaaggtgaacggaaaggctctggagcaacgaaccgtccttgctgtctctgcctggccggtttccctctctccactgggattctctgcctctaaccctattacaggggctgagtcactggcttactggtgctccttcatgccgtccctaggaggggtgcgtcacttgagtgggttgagttactgatgggatcttcctgtctgggttggcgccccccccctggtttgtgctgtggtggagatctttgtgggctacactcggccttgtctcaggattgtacagtggggagaacaagtatttgatacaccgccgattttgcaggttttcctacttacaaagcatgtagaggtctgtaatttttatcataggtacacttcaactgtgagagacagaatctaaaacaaaaatccagaaaatcacattgtatgatttttaagtatttaatttgcattttattgcatgacataagtatttgatacatcagaaaagcagaacttaatatttggtacagaaacctttgtttgcaattacagcgttcatacgtttcctgtagttcttgaccaggtttgcacacactgcagcagggattttggcccactcctccatacagaccttctccagatccttcaggtttcggggctgtcgctgggcaatacggactttcagctccctccaaagattttctattgggttcaggtctggagactgtctaggccactccaggaccttgaaatgcttcttacggagccactccttagttgccctggctgtgtgtttcgggtcgttgtcatgctggaagacccagccacgacccatcttcaatgctcttactgagggaaggaggttgttggccaagatctcgcgatacttggccccatccatcctcccctcaatacagtgcagtcgtcctgtcccctttgcagaaaagcatccccaaagaatgatgtttccacctccatgcttcacggttgggatggtgttcttggggttgtactcatccttcttcttcctccaaacacggcgagtggagtttagaccaaaaagctctatttttgtctcatcagaccacatgaccttctcccattcctcctctggatcatccagatggtcattggcaaacttcagacgggcctggacatgcactggcttgagcagggggaccttgcgtgcactgcaggattttaatccatgacggcgtagtgtgttactaatggttttctttgagactgtggtcccagctctcttcaggtcattgaccaggtcctgccgtgtagttctgggctgatccctcaccttcttcatgatcattgatgccccacgaggtgagatcttgcatggagccccagaccgagggtgattgaccgtcatcttgaacttcttccattttctaataattgcgccaacagttgttgccttctcaccaagctgtttttctattgtcctgtagcccatcccagccttgtgcaggtctacaattttatccctgatgtccttacacagctctctggtcttggccattgtggagaggttggagtctgtttgattgagtgtgtggacaggtgtcttttatacaggtaacgagttcaaacaggtggagttaatacaggtaatgagtggagaacaggagggcttctcaaagaaaaactaacaggtctgtgagagccggaattcttactggttggtaggtgatcaaatacttatgtcatgcaataaaatgcaaattaattacttaaaaatcatacaatgtgattttctggatttttgttttagattccatctctcacagttgaagtgtacctatgataaaaattacagacctctacatgctttgtaagtaggaaaacctacaaaattgacagtgtatcaaatacttgttctccccactgtaagttggtggttgaaggtatcatctagtggtgcgggggctgtgctttggcaaagtgggtggggttatatcctttctgtttggccctgtccgggggtatcatcggatggggccacagtgtctcctgacccctcctgtctcagcctccagtatttatgctgcagtaattTATGTGTCGAGGGGGCTAGgctcagttggttatatctggagtacttctcctgtcttatccggtgtcctgtgtaaatttaagtatgctctctctaattctctccttctctctttctttctctctctcggaggacctgagccctaggaccatgcgtcaggactaccgggcatgatgactccttgctgtccccagtccacctggccttgctgctgttccagtttcaactgttctgcctgcggctatggaaccctgacctgtccaccggacgtgctacctgtcccagacctgctgttttcaactctctagagaccgcaggagcggtagagatactcttaatgatcggctatgaaaagccaactgacatttactcctgaggtgctgacttgctacaccctcgataactactgtgattattattatttgaccatgctggtcatttatgaacatttgaacatcttggccatgttctgttataatctccacccggcacagccagaagaggactggccacccctcatagcctggttcctctctaggtttcttcctaggttttgctctttctagggagtttttcctagccaccgtgcttctacacctgcattgcttgctgtttggggttttaggctgggtttctgtacagcacttcgagatattagctgatgtacgaagggctatataaaataaacttgatttgatttgattatcatatagaaacatagtGGAATATGGTACATCATATTAGCATTAACATAcattgtttcattcaatttcacataataatTTCATATTTAAtttttgttacatgtaatcttttggttcaaccttaATATATAATGAacatcatcaacagggggaacatattaggtGTACGCTAATAAGCTGTAAAAAGAATCCTTCAATTTATAAGACTTGTTCTTAAAAACTTCTACTgggtcacaatcccggatccgggagcatcctcatcagtaaaaagctgactagcatagcctagcatagcgccacaagtaaatactagcatataaatatcatgaaatcacaagtccaagacaccaaatgaaagatacacatcttgtgaatccagccatcatttccgatttttaaaatgttttacagcgaaaacacaatatgtatttctattagctaaccacaatagcaaaagactcaaccgcatattttcacaatttttttaccgcataggtagctatcacaaattcgaccaaataaagatataacttctcacgagtcaccaaccctgatccggtagcaccccccccccactgagtagcatagctagcatagcgtcacaagtaacttgtagcatctaaatatcattaaatcacaagtccaagacaccagatgaaagatacaggtcttgtgaataaagccaccatttcagatttttaaaatgttttacagggaagacacaatatgtaaatctattagctaaccacgttagcaaaggacacgatttttttactcccaata
The sequence above is a segment of the Salvelinus alpinus chromosome 33, SLU_Salpinus.1, whole genome shotgun sequence genome. Coding sequences within it:
- the LOC139562933 gene encoding uncharacterized protein → MASKYITDIAISTSSEKEQQLRGQGFHMMDVNLNQGNSSTTIVYMWYKKGNEEPITRVQFSFTEEMKDGPRSAGYTELPENLNSGAKGNVIQLWYSSGTSPKYGIPIVDLLLITDVNAEASQFKHGWERLPCDLNRGNSGDYIYLWVKRESVTYICDVAATTSFQEDINLFNEGYIRMDEDLNRGARGNWIFLWYRQSTDNKSGVIKMDVSINHEQDFSLQQRGFSVVNVNLNEGTSGQPVFVWLKKDGSLPIKALTVTSNHKADVPYEEAGLVFIKKSLNTGNNGVPLFLWNGK